Part of the Vibrio sp. SS-MA-C1-2 genome, AATTTGTGGATTACCAGCGGCAAAAATGGGCGACTCACTTGTTTGTGTTGGTCCGCCAGACAGTATTGTTAAAGGAAGTTCTAGCGTGCTTATCAGTAGTACACCTGCAGCTAGAATGGGGGATACAACAAGTCACGGAGGTTCAATCGTTGTTGGAGCACCCACAGTTCAAATTGGTGGTTAATTAGAAGATTAATAAGAGAGGGATCATTATGCAAATTACTTATACTCGCGGAGATGTCATTTCTCAAACAACCTTTACTCCTACTTCTGATCATAGAGGGCAAATTGAGGAATTAATTGGGCAAGGCGTAAAAGCGAAACAAAAGCTCAGTGATTTTATGCGTCGTCTTTCGAAAGAAGTTAATAATGAATCTGGGCAACCAATTAAATTTCAAAGTACAAGTGTTCCCATTAAAGGAAGAGCTAGAATTGCAGATAAATGTGGTATTGTTGATTGGGATAATCCCGCGAAAGATAAAAAAGGGAGTAATATAAAAGAACCTTTAATTGTTAAGGATATTGCTAGGGCAACAATTATATTTTCTACCATTGTGCAATTGGAAGCGGTAAGAGATTTTATTTATGAGCAAGACGAATACCGAAATTTAAAAGATAAACAATCTCCCGCGGTAAAAG contains:
- a CDS encoding PAAR domain-containing protein; this encodes ICGLPAAKMGDSLVCVGPPDSIVKGSSSVLISSTPAARMGDTTSHGGSIVVGAPTVQIGG